From the Trichocoleus sp. genome, one window contains:
- the metH gene encoding methionine synthase codes for MTHPFLARLHSPDCPVIVFDGAMGTNLQVQNLTAADFGGAEYEGCNEYLVFTKPEAVAKVHRDFLAAGADVIETDTFGAASIVLAEYDLADQAYQLNKVAAELAKQCAAEFSTPEKPRFVAGSIGPTTKLPTLGHIDYDTMKASFAEQAEGLFDGGVDLFIVETCQDVLQIKAALNAIEAVFAKKGERRPLMVSVTMETTGTMLVGSDVAAMLTILEPYPIDILGLNCATGPDRMAEHIKYLSEHSPFVISCIPNAGIPENVGGHAHYKLTPMELRMALTRFVEDLGVQVIGGCCGTRPDHIHQLAEIGAALKPKQRPIRESVLELTGANQAEHPVRPPLHYVPSAASIYSAQPYEQDNSFLIIGERLNASGSKKCRDLLNAEDWDGLVALARAQVKEGAHVLDVNVDYVGRDGVHDMHELVSRLVTNVNLPLMLDSTEWQKMEAGLKVAGGKCLLNSTNYEDGDERFFKVLELAKEYGAGVVVGTIDEDGMARTAEKKFAIAQRAYRDALEYGIPAHEIFYDPLALPISTGIEEDRENGKATIEAIRMIRQNLPGVHILLGVSNISFGLSPAARMALNSMFLHEATAAGMDGAIVSAAKILPISKIDPKHQEVCLQLIYDQRQFEGDVCVYDPLTELTKLFEGVSAKDARANKTATADLPIEERLKQHIIDGERIGLEDALAIALEQYPPLTIINTFLLDGMKVVGELFGSGQMQLPFVLQSAETMKAAVAYLEPYMEKQESGNNYKGLVIIATVKGDVHDIGKNLVDIILTNNGYKVINLGIKQPVDNIIDAYNEHKADCIAMSGLLVKSTAFMKENLQVFNERGISVPVILGGAALTPKFVYEDCQNTYKGKVVYGKDAFSDLHFMDKLMPAKAEGNWDDLKGFLNESEAENGKAAIAVEESKLSDSAVAEPAEIDTRRSEAVPIDTDRPTPPFWGTKVLQPQDIPIDELLWNLDLQALIAGQWQFRKPKEQSREEYDAFLTEKVYPILEQWKQRVLDENLLHPQTVYGYFPCLAEGNSLLLYDPAVISQGIDHQAATPIVTYHFPRQKSLRRLCIADFFLPKESAQPQQYDVFPMQAVTVGEIATKFAKQLFDSNQYTDYLYFHGFSVQMAEALAEWTHTRIRRELGFGAEDPASIRDILAQRYRGSRYSFGYPACPNIQDQYKLLELLGAERISLHMDESEQLYPEQSTTAIVVYHPVAKYFSA; via the coding sequence ATGACTCATCCCTTCCTCGCTCGTCTTCACAGCCCTGATTGTCCCGTCATTGTCTTCGATGGCGCAATGGGCACAAATCTCCAGGTGCAGAATTTGACTGCGGCAGATTTTGGCGGCGCAGAGTATGAAGGATGCAACGAATACCTGGTGTTTACCAAACCGGAAGCTGTCGCGAAAGTTCACCGAGATTTTCTGGCAGCCGGAGCCGATGTGATTGAAACCGATACCTTCGGTGCTGCTTCGATCGTCCTGGCAGAGTATGACCTGGCGGATCAGGCATATCAACTGAATAAGGTGGCAGCGGAACTGGCAAAGCAATGCGCCGCAGAGTTTTCGACCCCAGAAAAGCCGCGCTTCGTTGCTGGTTCAATCGGCCCCACGACAAAACTTCCAACACTTGGACATATTGACTACGACACGATGAAAGCCTCCTTCGCTGAGCAGGCAGAGGGCTTGTTTGATGGTGGGGTTGATCTGTTTATTGTGGAAACCTGTCAAGATGTGCTGCAAATTAAAGCAGCGTTGAATGCGATCGAAGCGGTCTTTGCGAAAAAGGGCGAACGCCGTCCGCTAATGGTATCTGTGACGATGGAAACCACAGGCACAATGCTGGTTGGCTCCGATGTTGCGGCAATGCTGACGATTCTAGAACCCTACCCGATCGATATTCTGGGGCTGAACTGTGCTACTGGCCCCGATCGGATGGCAGAACATATTAAGTATCTCTCTGAGCATTCGCCGTTTGTGATCTCCTGTATCCCCAATGCCGGAATCCCTGAGAACGTTGGCGGTCATGCTCACTACAAGCTGACTCCGATGGAACTGCGGATGGCACTGACGCGCTTTGTGGAGGATTTGGGCGTACAGGTGATTGGGGGCTGCTGCGGGACTCGCCCTGACCACATTCACCAGCTGGCAGAAATTGGGGCAGCGCTGAAGCCGAAACAGCGTCCGATTCGAGAAAGCGTTCTGGAACTGACTGGAGCCAATCAAGCCGAACATCCAGTTCGTCCTCCCCTGCACTATGTCCCCTCAGCGGCATCGATTTATTCTGCGCAACCTTACGAGCAGGACAATTCTTTCCTGATTATTGGTGAACGCCTCAACGCCAGTGGCTCGAAGAAATGCCGGGATCTGCTCAACGCTGAAGATTGGGATGGTCTGGTGGCTCTGGCTCGGGCTCAGGTGAAGGAAGGCGCACATGTACTGGATGTCAACGTCGATTATGTTGGGCGTGATGGTGTCCACGATATGCACGAACTCGTGTCCCGTCTGGTGACAAACGTTAACCTCCCTTTGATGCTTGATTCCACCGAATGGCAAAAGATGGAAGCAGGGTTAAAGGTGGCAGGCGGAAAGTGCTTGCTCAACTCCACGAACTACGAGGATGGCGATGAACGCTTCTTTAAGGTGCTGGAGCTTGCCAAGGAATATGGTGCAGGGGTTGTAGTCGGAACGATCGATGAAGATGGCATGGCAAGAACTGCCGAGAAAAAATTTGCCATTGCTCAACGTGCCTATCGCGATGCGCTGGAATATGGCATTCCGGCTCACGAAATCTTTTACGATCCGCTGGCTCTGCCTATTTCAACCGGGATTGAGGAAGACCGCGAAAACGGCAAAGCGACGATCGAAGCAATCCGCATGATCCGGCAAAACCTCCCCGGAGTTCACATTCTGCTGGGAGTCTCCAACATTTCGTTTGGTCTGAGTCCGGCGGCTCGGATGGCGCTCAACTCGATGTTCTTGCACGAAGCAACGGCAGCAGGCATGGATGGGGCGATCGTCAGTGCAGCAAAGATTCTGCCGATATCGAAGATTGATCCGAAACATCAGGAAGTCTGTCTCCAATTAATTTACGATCAGCGTCAGTTTGAAGGCGATGTCTGCGTTTATGACCCGCTGACCGAACTCACCAAGCTGTTTGAAGGAGTCTCTGCGAAAGATGCCAGAGCCAACAAAACTGCCACTGCTGATCTGCCAATCGAAGAACGCCTGAAGCAGCATATTATCGATGGCGAAAGAATTGGGTTAGAAGATGCCCTGGCGATCGCGCTAGAACAATATCCACCGCTCACCATCATCAACACCTTCTTGCTCGATGGCATGAAAGTTGTGGGTGAACTGTTTGGCTCCGGTCAAATGCAGCTTCCTTTTGTGCTGCAATCGGCTGAAACAATGAAAGCAGCCGTGGCTTACCTGGAACCCTACATGGAGAAGCAGGAGTCGGGCAATAACTATAAGGGATTGGTGATCATTGCGACGGTGAAGGGCGACGTTCACGACATTGGCAAAAACCTGGTGGATATCATCCTGACTAACAACGGCTATAAGGTGATCAACCTGGGGATCAAGCAGCCTGTTGACAACATCATTGATGCCTACAACGAACATAAGGCAGACTGCATTGCCATGAGTGGCTTGTTGGTGAAATCAACCGCCTTTATGAAAGAAAACCTGCAAGTGTTCAATGAGCGAGGCATCTCAGTTCCGGTGATTTTGGGTGGTGCAGCCCTGACGCCTAAATTTGTCTATGAAGATTGCCAGAATACCTACAAAGGCAAGGTCGTTTATGGCAAAGATGCTTTCTCCGATCTTCATTTCATGGATAAGCTGATGCCTGCTAAAGCGGAGGGCAATTGGGATGACCTGAAAGGCTTCCTCAACGAGTCTGAGGCAGAAAACGGCAAAGCTGCGATCGCGGTAGAGGAATCAAAGCTATCCGATTCGGCTGTGGCTGAACCTGCTGAAATTGATACTCGTCGCTCGGAGGCAGTCCCGATCGATACTGATCGACCCACGCCGCCTTTCTGGGGCACAAAGGTTTTGCAGCCGCAAGATATCCCGATCGATGAACTGCTGTGGAATTTGGACTTGCAGGCGTTGATTGCCGGACAGTGGCAGTTCCGCAAGCCCAAAGAGCAGAGCCGCGAAGAGTATGACGCATTCCTGACAGAGAAGGTCTATCCGATTCTGGAGCAGTGGAAGCAGCGCGTTCTAGACGAAAATCTGCTCCATCCCCAAACTGTCTACGGCTATTTTCCCTGTCTGGCAGAAGGAAATTCCTTGCTTCTCTATGATCCTGCTGTGATTAGTCAGGGCATTGATCATCAGGCTGCAACGCCGATTGTCACGTATCACTTCCCGCGCCAGAAGTCTCTGCGCCGTCTCTGTATTGCCGATTTCTTCTTGCCGAAAGAGAGTGCTCAGCCCCAGCAATATGATGTCTTCCCCATGCAGGCAGTGACCGTTGGTGAGATTGCCACTAAATTTGCCAAGCAGCTATTTGACTCCAATCAATACACGGATTATCTCTACTTCCACGGGTTTTCCGTACAGATGGCGGAGGCACTTGCTGAGTGGACTCATACGCGCATCCGGCGAGAACTGGGCTTTGGTGCAGAAGACCCTGCCTCAATTCGAGATATTCTGGCACAGCGATATCGTGGCTCTCGCTACAGCTTTGGTTATCCGGCTTGTCCCAATATTCAAGATCAGTACAAGCTGCTGGAACTGCTAGGGGCTGAGCGGATTAGTCTGCACATGGACGAAAGCGAACAACTTTATCCGGAGCAGTCCACCACGGCGATCGTGGTCTATCACCCTGTAGCGAAGTACTTCAGCGCCTAA
- a CDS encoding FAD-binding oxidoreductase, producing MTTYDWIVVGGGLAGSALSYELAAAGFKVLLLEQSIAPQSATRYSYGGIAYWSGTTPLMRQLCQEGIEIHRNLSAELEGDTQFREIDLLLTIDPDRDPEAIAANYAHFAISPKLICPKTACEIEPLLDPEAIAAAFHVQHGHVSPEAVVQTYQQAFLRYGGEIQIESVIGLIQTDRSIQGVVTSTGSYASAHVAVCAGGMSRSLLKQAGLSIRLCYTQAELIETPPVELKLRSIVMPATLKRFELEAEAGQPEVDRLWDEPGYEVAPAILDEGAIQLLDGRIRMGQVSRTFTDPTAVGDSAQSEQEIRSAVGRVLPGLKNLPGQWHTCLVSFSGDRLPFVGAIPETKGVYLFAGFGNPFAILPPLARRFARHAAGQPDDLLPQVSPDRFSAPAAS from the coding sequence ATGACAACCTATGACTGGATTGTGGTCGGCGGCGGGCTGGCTGGCTCGGCTCTGAGCTATGAACTCGCTGCTGCAGGCTTCAAAGTGCTGCTGCTGGAACAATCGATCGCCCCGCAAAGTGCCACTCGCTATAGCTATGGTGGAATTGCCTATTGGTCAGGCACAACGCCTCTGATGCGTCAGCTTTGCCAGGAAGGAATTGAAATCCACCGAAATCTCTCGGCAGAACTGGAGGGAGATACCCAGTTTCGGGAAATTGATCTCTTGCTGACAATCGACCCCGATCGCGATCCAGAGGCGATTGCCGCTAACTATGCTCACTTTGCCATTTCGCCCAAGCTGATTTGTCCGAAAACTGCCTGTGAAATAGAGCCGTTGCTTGATCCGGAAGCGATCGCGGCGGCGTTCCATGTGCAGCATGGTCATGTTTCTCCAGAAGCAGTCGTTCAAACCTATCAGCAAGCATTCTTGCGGTATGGTGGCGAAATCCAAATCGAATCGGTGATTGGCTTGATCCAGACCGATCGTTCGATTCAAGGAGTCGTTACTTCAACGGGATCATATGCCAGTGCCCATGTTGCCGTTTGTGCTGGTGGAATGAGCCGATCGCTGCTGAAACAAGCAGGTTTGTCCATCCGGCTTTGCTATACCCAGGCAGAATTGATTGAAACGCCTCCGGTGGAGTTGAAACTGCGATCGATCGTCATGCCTGCAACACTGAAACGGTTTGAGCTTGAAGCAGAGGCAGGGCAGCCAGAAGTCGATCGACTTTGGGATGAGCCAGGTTATGAGGTCGCACCAGCCATTCTGGACGAAGGGGCAATTCAATTGCTCGATGGGCGGATTCGGATGGGACAGGTCAGCCGCACGTTTACCGATCCGACGGCAGTGGGTGACTCAGCGCAAAGTGAACAAGAGATCCGATCGGCAGTGGGTCGAGTTTTGCCAGGATTAAAAAACTTGCCAGGGCAATGGCACACCTGCTTAGTGTCTTTCAGTGGCGATCGACTGCCGTTTGTTGGTGCAATTCCTGAGACAAAAGGCGTCTATTTGTTTGCTGGATTTGGCAATCCCTTTGCAATTCTGCCCCCACTGGCGCGTCGTTTTGCTCGGCATGCTGCTGGGCAACCGGATGATCTGCTGCCCCAAGTCTCTCCCGATCGGTTTAGTGCCCCTGCTGCCTCTTGA
- a CDS encoding YggT family protein: MYLLLNAVNTFIGIYTFLLLVRIILTWFPTIDWYNQPWATLGQLTDPYLNIFRSIIPPLGGIDFSPMLAILLLQVVGQLLSSASVMAYSLY; the protein is encoded by the coding sequence ATGTATTTACTCCTGAACGCTGTCAATACTTTTATCGGTATCTATACATTCCTCCTGCTCGTCCGGATCATCTTGACCTGGTTTCCCACGATCGACTGGTATAACCAACCCTGGGCAACGCTAGGACAACTGACTGATCCATACCTCAACATTTTTCGATCGATTATTCCTCCTCTAGGCGGGATCGATTTTTCACCAATGCTGGCAATCTTGCTGCTTCAGGTCGTTGGACAACTGCTCAGCTCAGCCTCCGTCATGGCATACAGCCTGTACTAG
- a CDS encoding IctB family putative bicarbonate transporter: MQLPAPLQSFWQQLTLVNLPLRQWIQVSYAHYPIGWLRQWRAGSWLMQWAEPLGALLVLLIYLFAPFLSTSVIGVLLAACAIYWLLLTLSDNGEAGTGLTPVHLMVLLYWGVVTIATAASPVRRAALEGWSKLTLYLLLFALLARILRSPRLRSLVITGYLLTALLVSVAGLRQWFFGAAALATWVDPESTLAGTTRVYSYLGNPNLLAAYLLPAVNFSAAAIFAWRGWTPKLLAVLMWLVNSACLVLTFSRGGWIGFVLSGLTLLMLLFHWFSVHLPRFWRTWALPMILGGFAAIVLLAVVTVEPLRDRVSSMFMGREDSSNNFRLNVWAAVTRMIKDHPILGIGPGNDAFNRVYPRYQETGFTALSAYSVFLEITVEAGILGLGCFLWLLLVTFTQGWTQIQKLRRIRNREGFWLMAALATMLGLLGHGLVDTVWYRPQVSTLWWLMVAIVASYYQSPENLSPENEPSDKLPSRNYSSEGGEL, translated from the coding sequence GTGCAATTACCAGCTCCTCTCCAGTCTTTCTGGCAACAGCTTACGCTCGTCAACCTACCGCTGCGTCAGTGGATCCAGGTTAGCTATGCTCATTACCCGATAGGTTGGCTCAGGCAGTGGCGGGCAGGCAGTTGGTTGATGCAGTGGGCAGAACCGCTAGGCGCGTTGCTCGTCTTACTGATTTACCTATTCGCTCCCTTTCTCTCTACTAGCGTAATTGGGGTTCTACTAGCCGCTTGCGCTATCTATTGGCTGCTGTTAACCCTTTCTGACAATGGTGAAGCTGGAACTGGGCTGACTCCCGTTCACTTGATGGTGCTGCTCTATTGGGGCGTTGTGACGATCGCAACTGCTGCTTCTCCGGTTCGCAGGGCTGCTCTGGAAGGATGGTCAAAATTAACGCTCTACCTGCTGTTGTTCGCTCTACTCGCACGAATTCTTCGATCGCCCCGGCTTCGATCGCTGGTGATCACCGGATATTTACTGACAGCACTTCTCGTGAGCGTGGCAGGTTTAAGGCAGTGGTTTTTTGGAGCAGCAGCACTGGCAACCTGGGTGGATCCGGAGTCTACCCTGGCTGGCACAACGCGCGTTTATAGCTATTTGGGCAACCCAAACCTGTTAGCGGCTTACCTGTTACCCGCTGTTAACTTCAGTGCGGCAGCAATTTTTGCCTGGAGAGGCTGGACGCCTAAACTGCTGGCAGTCCTGATGTGGCTAGTCAATTCTGCCTGTCTGGTGCTGACTTTTAGCCGGGGCGGCTGGATTGGATTTGTGCTCTCCGGCTTGACGCTGCTCATGCTGCTGTTTCACTGGTTCAGCGTTCATTTACCCCGATTCTGGCGCACCTGGGCATTGCCGATGATTCTGGGCGGATTTGCCGCGATCGTCTTGCTCGCAGTTGTTACAGTAGAGCCACTGCGCGATCGGGTGAGCAGTATGTTTATGGGGCGGGAAGACAGCAGCAACAATTTCCGGTTGAATGTCTGGGCTGCTGTGACGCGCATGATCAAAGACCACCCAATTTTGGGAATTGGTCCAGGGAATGATGCCTTCAACAGGGTTTATCCGCGCTATCAGGAGACAGGCTTTACAGCACTAAGCGCCTACTCCGTGTTTCTAGAGATTACCGTCGAAGCCGGAATCTTGGGGTTAGGCTGCTTTCTCTGGCTGCTCCTTGTCACCTTTACTCAAGGCTGGACTCAGATTCAAAAGCTTAGACGCATCAGAAACCGGGAAGGATTTTGGCTCATGGCTGCCCTGGCGACAATGCTCGGTCTTCTGGGACATGGTTTAGTGGATACGGTCTGGTATCGTCCGCAGGTCAGTACGTTGTGGTGGTTGATGGTGGCAATCGTTGCCAGTTACTATCAGTCTCCAGAGAATCTGTCTCCAGAAAATGAGCCTTCTGACAAGCTACCGTCTCGAAATTATTCGTCTGAAGGCGGCGAATTATAA
- the hetR gene encoding heterocyst differentiation master regulator HetR — translation MSNDLDLIKRLGPSAMDQIMLYLAFSAMRTGGHRHGAFLDAAATAAKCAIYMTYLEQDQNLRMTGHLHHIEPKRVKVIVEEVRQALTEGKLLKMLGAQEPRYLIQFPYVWLEQYPWTPGRSRVPGSNLTTDEKRQIEEKLPPNLPDAQLINSFQLMDIIEFLHSRSQEDLPDDRQMPLSEALAEHIKRRLLYSGTITRIDSPWGMPFYALTRASYAPADEEERTYIMLEDTARFFRMMKDWAERQPSVVRILEELDIPPDRVPQALAELDEVIRMWADRYHQVGGKPHILQMIVGSKMEME, via the coding sequence ATGAGCAACGACCTCGATCTGATCAAACGCCTCGGTCCTAGCGCAATGGATCAGATCATGCTGTACCTTGCGTTCAGTGCCATGCGGACAGGTGGACATCGGCACGGGGCGTTCCTTGATGCAGCAGCTACGGCTGCCAAATGCGCTATTTACATGACTTACCTGGAGCAGGATCAAAACCTGCGGATGACAGGGCATTTGCACCACATCGAACCTAAGCGGGTAAAGGTCATTGTAGAAGAGGTGCGACAAGCTTTAACCGAGGGCAAACTGCTAAAGATGCTAGGGGCGCAAGAGCCCCGTTACTTAATTCAGTTTCCCTATGTGTGGTTAGAGCAGTATCCCTGGACACCGGGACGATCGCGCGTTCCTGGCAGCAACCTGACAACAGACGAAAAGCGCCAGATTGAAGAAAAACTTCCGCCTAACCTGCCTGATGCTCAGTTGATCAACTCGTTTCAGTTGATGGACATCATCGAATTCCTGCACTCACGTTCTCAGGAAGACCTGCCCGACGATCGACAGATGCCCCTGAGTGAAGCGCTGGCAGAACATATCAAGCGCCGCCTGCTCTACTCTGGAACCATTACTCGGATCGACTCTCCCTGGGGAATGCCCTTTTATGCGCTAACTCGGGCTTCCTATGCACCCGCAGATGAGGAGGAGCGTACATACATCATGTTGGAAGATACAGCTCGGTTTTTCCGCATGATGAAAGATTGGGCAGAGCGTCAGCCGAGCGTTGTCCGAATTTTAGAAGAACTGGATATTCCACCCGATCGCGTGCCTCAGGCATTGGCAGAACTGGACGAAGTTATTCGGATGTGGGCAGACCGATACCATCAAGTTGGCGGTAAGCCACATATCTTACAAATGATTGTGGGATCAAAGATGGAGATGGAATAA
- the ctpB gene encoding carboxyl-terminal processing protease CtpB has protein sequence MTLPLGHPASHSVFWVYAIMKHFSRFPVLLQAVCYGGAISVAATSFLNLPAQASFQTNNPKAVLDEAWQIVNREYVDGSFNQVNWQAVRQDLLSRSYTSPQQAYLALRQALEQLNDPYTRFLDPDQYQSLTNQTTGELSGVGIRLRVDTQTKVLTVVEPIANSPASAAGIQQGDQILAIDGRSTEGMSVETASDLIKGEAGTKITLRLDRASDVGGAFDLSLTRARIELLNVHHQVRQEGRERVGYIRLTEFSSHAPAQMKTAIQSLLAQKVDGFVLDLRGNPGGLLQASIDISRMWLDNGSIVRTVDRDGNSEDIKANHSALTQLPLAVLVDGNSASSSEILTGALMDNHRAVIVGTRTFGKALVQSVHALSDGSGLAVTVAHYYTPGGTDISHRGITPDVEVSMNDQQRQTLSSNAALVGTTSDPQYAQAINALRLPIAQNHLPLAQPVSLGQERSERSF, from the coding sequence GTGACTCTGCCTTTGGGACATCCAGCATCTCATTCAGTTTTCTGGGTCTACGCCATTATGAAGCATTTCTCTCGCTTTCCTGTTCTCCTGCAGGCTGTCTGCTATGGAGGAGCAATTTCTGTTGCCGCTACGTCATTCCTCAACCTTCCTGCTCAAGCCTCGTTTCAAACGAATAACCCCAAAGCTGTGCTTGATGAAGCATGGCAGATTGTGAATCGGGAATATGTTGATGGTTCGTTTAACCAAGTCAATTGGCAGGCAGTGCGGCAGGATTTATTAAGCCGCAGCTATACCTCACCTCAGCAAGCCTATCTTGCGCTGCGCCAAGCTCTAGAGCAGTTGAATGATCCCTATACTCGCTTCCTAGACCCTGACCAGTATCAGTCGTTGACCAACCAGACAACAGGTGAACTCTCGGGTGTAGGAATTCGGCTGCGAGTTGATACTCAAACAAAAGTGTTGACCGTTGTTGAGCCGATCGCCAATTCTCCTGCCAGTGCTGCCGGAATTCAACAGGGCGATCAGATTCTAGCGATCGATGGTCGCTCTACAGAAGGAATGAGCGTGGAGACGGCTTCGGATCTCATTAAGGGTGAAGCAGGAACAAAAATTACGCTGCGGCTCGATCGCGCGAGTGATGTGGGTGGAGCGTTTGATCTCTCCCTGACTCGTGCCCGAATTGAGCTACTCAATGTTCATCATCAGGTAAGGCAAGAAGGACGAGAGCGGGTTGGTTATATTCGCCTGACAGAATTTAGCAGCCATGCCCCTGCTCAGATGAAAACTGCGATTCAATCACTACTGGCACAAAAGGTGGATGGCTTTGTTTTAGATCTACGCGGGAATCCGGGCGGCTTGCTGCAAGCCAGTATTGATATTTCGCGGATGTGGCTGGATAACGGCTCGATTGTGAGAACGGTCGATCGGGATGGCAACAGTGAGGATATCAAAGCTAATCATTCTGCCCTAACGCAGCTACCCCTTGCAGTTTTAGTAGATGGCAATTCTGCCAGTTCTAGTGAAATCTTGACGGGTGCTTTGATGGATAACCATCGGGCTGTTATCGTAGGGACGCGCACCTTTGGCAAAGCGCTGGTGCAGTCAGTGCATGCGCTTTCTGATGGCTCTGGGCTGGCAGTCACAGTTGCTCACTACTATACGCCGGGTGGTACAGACATTAGCCATCGTGGGATCACGCCAGATGTAGAAGTTAGCATGAACGACCAACAGCGACAAACACTTTCCAGTAATGCTGCCCTGGTTGGAACAACATCTGATCCCCAATATGCACAAGCCATCAATGCCCTTCGTTTGCCGATCGCCCAAAATCATTTACCCTTGGCGCAGCCTGTGAGTTTAGGGCAGGAACGGTCAGAGCGATCGTTTTAA
- a CDS encoding NAD(P)H-quinone oxidoreductase subunit 4, which produces MTLETFPWLTTSILLPILASLLIPFIPDKDGKTVRWYALTVGLIDFVILVYAFYTQYDISNPGLQLVESYSWVPSLDLRWSVGADGVSMPLILLTGFITTLAILASWPVTLKPKFFYFLMLAMYGGQIGVFAVQDMLLFFLMWELELIPVYLLLSIWGGKKRLYAATKFILYTAGGSLFILVCALAMAFYGDTITFDMRSLMAKDYPLTFQLLVYGGFLIAYAVKLPIFPLHTWLPDAHGEATAPVHMLLAGILLKMGGYALIRMNVEMLPDAHVYFAPILIILGIVNIIYAALTSFAQRNLKRKIAYSSISHMGFVLIGIASFTDLGLSGAMLQMVSHGLIGASLFFLVGATYDRTHTLILDEMGGVGQKMPKIFAMFTACSLASLALPGMSGFVAELMVFVGFASSDAYSSLFKVIVITLAAVGVILTPIYLLSMLREIFFGPENKELVSHEVLVDAEPREIFIIASLLIPIIGIGFYPKLITQIYDNKTLAITARLQDSLTTLAEQETRSKPLAFYSVQAPVID; this is translated from the coding sequence ATGACTTTAGAAACCTTCCCCTGGTTAACCACCTCAATCTTGCTGCCCATTCTTGCCTCCCTCTTGATTCCATTCATCCCGGATAAGGATGGCAAGACAGTTCGGTGGTATGCGCTGACCGTCGGCTTGATCGATTTTGTCATCCTGGTTTACGCCTTTTACACACAATACGACATTTCAAATCCGGGATTGCAGCTTGTAGAAAGCTACTCCTGGGTGCCGTCGCTCGATCTGCGCTGGTCAGTTGGGGCAGATGGCGTTTCGATGCCGCTGATTTTGCTTACCGGATTTATCACGACGCTGGCAATTTTGGCATCCTGGCCGGTTACCTTGAAGCCAAAATTCTTTTATTTCTTAATGCTGGCAATGTACGGTGGGCAAATCGGCGTGTTTGCTGTGCAAGACATGCTGCTGTTTTTCCTCATGTGGGAACTGGAACTGATTCCGGTTTACCTGCTGCTCTCGATCTGGGGCGGCAAGAAGCGGCTTTATGCAGCGACCAAATTTATTCTCTACACTGCAGGCGGTTCGCTGTTTATCCTGGTTTGTGCTCTGGCGATGGCGTTCTATGGCGATACAATCACATTTGATATGCGATCGCTGATGGCAAAAGACTATCCACTTACCTTTCAGCTATTGGTATATGGTGGATTCTTAATTGCCTATGCTGTCAAGCTGCCAATCTTCCCACTACATACCTGGCTTCCCGATGCTCATGGTGAAGCAACGGCTCCGGTTCACATGCTGCTGGCAGGAATCTTGTTGAAAATGGGTGGTTACGCCCTGATCCGCATGAACGTTGAGATGCTGCCAGATGCTCACGTATACTTTGCCCCGATTTTGATTATTCTGGGCATCGTTAACATTATCTACGCAGCTCTGACTTCTTTTGCCCAACGCAACTTGAAGCGAAAGATTGCCTACTCCTCAATCTCGCACATGGGCTTCGTCCTGATCGGGATCGCTTCTTTCACCGATTTAGGCTTGAGTGGCGCAATGCTGCAAATGGTGTCTCATGGTTTGATTGGAGCGAGTCTGTTCTTTCTGGTTGGCGCAACCTACGATCGCACCCATACCCTAATCCTGGATGAAATGGGCGGCGTTGGACAAAAGATGCCGAAGATTTTTGCCATGTTTACGGCTTGTTCTCTGGCATCGTTGGCGCTTCCTGGCATGAGCGGCTTTGTTGCAGAGTTGATGGTTTTTGTTGGTTTTGCCAGCAGTGATGCTTACAGCTCTCTCTTTAAGGTAATTGTCATCACCCTGGCGGCAGTTGGAGTGATCCTGACTCCCATCTACCTCCTCTCAATGCTGCGCGAAATCTTCTTTGGTCCTGAAAACAAAGAACTCGTGTCTCACGAAGTTCTGGTTGATGCTGAACCACGCGAGATCTTTATCATTGCGAGTCTGTTGATCCCCATCATTGGTATCGGCTTCTATCCAAAGTTGATCACCCAGATCTACGACAACAAAACGTTGGCAATCACAGCTAGACTTCAGGATTCGCTTACAACTCTGGCTGAGCAAGAAACCCGATCGAAGCCTCTAGCGTTCTATTCGGTTCAGGCTCCCGTGATCGACTAA